The following nucleotide sequence is from Merismopedia glauca CCAP 1448/3.
CTTAGACACAGAGACGTCAACCATACCAGAGTGGCCCTGTGTATTGGGGGAATCGCCACAACCAACTTTAACCTTAAAAGATGACGATTTGTTTTTAATTACGGATCATTTAGGGAATATTGCAGGTTATTGTACCGACGATCGCAATGCTAGTATGGGCTTATTCTGCAACGATACCCGCTTTTTGAGCCGTTTGGAATTACAGATAGATAAGCGATCGCCTGTACTCCTCAGTAGTACCGCCGAACAAGGTTTCACTTTGTCGGTGTTGTGTGCTAACCCCAAGCTACAAGAGGATATTCGTGCTGAAACTATTGGGATTCGCCGAGAAATAGTCCTCAATGGCGGTTTATTTGAGCAAGTTGAAGTCTCAAATTATAATACTCACGGAACTAAATTTGAGATTTCGATCAGTTTTGCCGCAGATTTCTTAGATTTATTTGAAATTCGCGGTTTTAATCGGGAACAACGGGGACAAGAATTAAGGTTAGCCACTCCACCAGTCGCCACTGTAGAAGTTGACGGGGAACCCCAGCCAATTAATCAACTGATCATGGCCTACAAAGGGCTTGACGGCTCTTTAATGGAATCTCGGATTGAATTTGCTCACACTCAACCTACCCGTTTAGAAGGAAATACAGCTATTTGGGAGCTAGATTTAGCCTCTCACCAAACAGCGATCCTAGGTTATCGGTTAGAGTTATTTAATAACAATCACTCAATTTCTCCCATTATCCGCACTCCAACGAATTTAGTTCAAGCCAAATCCGCTCAATTGGTGGAAGAAGAACATTGGCGACATGAAGTTAGCCATTTTCGTGCCGATAAAAGTACCTTTAACCGGATTATTTCCAGAGCCGAGCAAGATATTTATATTCTCCGGCAAACCTTTGGCAAAGGCAAGTCAATCTCGGCAGGAGTACCCTGGTTTTCGACTTTATTTGGCAGGGATTCCTTAATTACAGCTTCCCAATGCCTGGTTTTAGACTCATCTATAGCTCGCGAAACCCTGAGAGTTCTCGCTCAATATCAAGGTCAAAAAGACGATGATTGGCGAGACGAACAACCAGGAAAGATCTTACACGAATTGCGCTTGGGAGAAATGGCACGGTGTCAAGAAATCCCGCATACTCCTTACTACGGTACTGTCGATGCCACACCCTTGTGGTTGATGTTGTATTCTGAGTACTATGCTTGGACAGGCGATCGCGAAACTCTAGATCAGCTATGGTGTAATGCAATGGCAGCGATGGACTGGATCGATCGCAACTTCCACGCTACTGGTTATCTCACCTATAGTTGTAAATCGACGCGAGGTTTAGTTAATCAAGGCTGGAAAGATTCGGGAGATTGTATTGTAGATCGCAAAGGAAACCAAGCCACTGGTGCGATCGCTTTGTGTGAAGTTCAAGCTTATGTTTACGCTGCTAAAGTCCGCCTCAGCCAAATCGCTAGGTTGAAAAAAAGAATAGATCTCGCAGATAGGTGGGAAGAAGAGGCAAGAGATCTTAAAATGCGCTTCAATCGCGATTTTTGGATGCCAGATCAAGACTTTTGTGCGATTGCGATCGATGGTGACGGCAATCAGATCGACAGTATTACCTCAAATCCTGGTCAATGTTTGAGTTTTGGAATGCTCACTGATGACAAAGCTCACAGTGTCGCCGAGCGTCTCCTCGCCCCAGATATGTATAATGGGTGGGGAATTCGGACTTTGAGCAGCTTATCTCCAGCGTATAATCCAATGGGATATCACGTTGGCTCGGTTTGGCCTCATGATAATTCGTTAATTGCTCTAGGATTGCGTTCTTTAGGGTTAGTAGACCAAGCTTTAGAAGTCTTCCAAGGTTTAGTAGATATGACCTTAGAACAGCCATATCAAAGACCTCCAGAGCTATTTTGCGGATATCAACGTAACGGAGAGAAAGAGCCAGTTAAATACCCTGTGGCTTGTTCTCCCCAAGCATGGGCGACGGGAAGCATTTTTCAGCTATTACAAATGATTTTGAACTTAGTTCCCGATGCTCCTAATAATTGCTTGCGGATTATCGATCCTGCTTTACCTGAATCTATCAATCGCCTAAGTTTGCGTAATTTAAGGGTAGGAACTACTATCTTAGACTTAGAATTCGAGCGTTCTGACAAAACAACTGCTTGTCGAGTAGAACGCAAACGGGGGAACCTGCGGGTAGTAATTGAAGCTTGATACCTCTCAACAATCTGCATTGCTGATTTGAAGTATGAATTGTTGATTGTTGATTGTTGATTGGGTTTTCTTTCGCCCCGATCTCTCACTATTTTGACTTCTGACTTCTGACTTCTGACTTTGGCTATACTTTCTCTAACTCCTCTGTTTCCAAATCTACACTAGAGATATGGAGTTCGCGAACTAATTCGTAAAAGTGGCGAATCGGAGGGATGAGGAGGCGATCGCGTGTAGTTACCAGTACGACTTGTCGAGTTAACCCCAGATCTAAGCCGGTAGAGTTGGTAGTCGCCGGATTCGTCAGGATAGGTCGGATCGCCAGGGTAGGATCTTTACGGGCATCTTCTAGGGCAGAATGGGGTAGTAGGGCGATCGTTTCTCCTTGACGAACTACACCCCGAAAAGCGTCTAAGGTATTCAATTCAATAACTGCTTGCAACGTTTTACCTTGACGCGCAAATCTTTCTTGTACTAGCCTTTGCATCCCATAACCGTCTTTAAAGACGACTTGGGGATAATTTACTAATTCAGTCCAGGGAACCTCTGCGTACTGCGTTAGGGGGTGATTAGCTGCCATCAGGACTTCGATTGATTCATTGTAGAGGACTTCTACGACCATTTCGGGACTGTTGGCTAACCAGCGATTGTGCATCACGATCGCCACATCTACCATTCCATCACGTAATACCTTCAAAGCGCGATCGCTTCCCAATGCTGTGACTCGCAGTTGAACTTCTGGATATTGTTTGCAAAATTTCTGTAAAATAGGGGGTAAATGATGGGCGCAAACTGAATGAATCGCAGCGACACATAATTCCGGCTGTTTTCCGGTCAATAGTTCGGCAATCTGACTTTTGGCACTTGACCACTCTTGAAAAATCTTTTTCGCATGAGGAAGCAAGCGATCGCCTGCTTGAGTTAATTTGGCTGATGCAGTTCTGTGAAATAATTCGGTTCCTATATCCGCTTCTAATGATTGAATTTGCCGACTAATGGTCGATTGGGAAACTCCACATTGTCGTGCAGCTTTTTGGAAACTACCAGTTTCAGCTACAGCCACAAAGGCTTGCAACTGCTCTATCCGCATAAACTTTTGTATTCTCTACCACAGTTAGACGAGATTAGCGGATTTACTCATTAAGTTTGGTAGAAATTGATACATTAAGCTGGCGGTTGAAACCGCAGCTACACAAACTTTAGTCCGCGCAGGCGGACTAAAAAATAAAGGGAGACATTAAATTTTATGATTTATAGAATTACTAATAATTACGATTGGGATTTAGCCCAAAAAAATGGTTACTTTGTCAGTGCAGATTTAAATCTTGAGGGATTTATTCACTGTTCTAGTATCGATCAAGTTGTCGAAGTCGCTAATCGACTATACAAAGGACAAACAAATTTGCTCCTTTTAGAAATAGAAGAAACTAGATTAAGTGCCACATTAAAATGGGAAGATACTCATGGATCTGGAGAGTTATTTCCTCATGTTTATGGAACAATTGCTTTAGATGCGATCGCCCGTTGTCTAAATTTTCAACCCAATGTAGCGGGTTTGTAGGGGAGGTTGCGAGTCTGGCGTTGCACGGCAGACTTCTAGCAACCGTGCGGGTTTTGCCAGCCAATTCAGCCGAAGCTATCGATATCAAATCAAACCCGCCCTCTTGGGATCTTAAGTTTGAGGGTACAGTTTCTCACCTGTTGCTGGATCGAAGACGAACATTTGAGCTAAATCCAATGTAATCTGTAAGCGATCGCCTACTTTTCCTGCCCAATTACTGCTAGATATAATCTGCAAAATAGTCTCGGAATCAGGCAATATGCCACGGATTAAAGTTTCTCTTCCTAAAGGTTCAATTAGTTGAACTTCTAATAGTAGATCGCCTCTATTTTGCTCTGTATAATTATCATTTAATCTCATCTGTTCTGGACGAATTCCCAAATCGAATCCTTGTCCTTCACGAGGTTGATATTTATCTTTAAATTCGGGAGGACAGGATAAAGATTGTCCAGAAACCATGAAATTTCCCATGTAGATAGCTGGCAAAATATTCATGGGTGGATTCCCCATAAAAGTTGCTACCATCCGATTGGCTGGGTGATGATAAATTGTGTTTGGAGTGCCAATTTGTTGAATTTGACCGCGATTGAGAACGATAATTTGGTCAGCCAAAGTCATCGCTTCGATTTGATCGTGGGTGACGTAGATAGTTGTAATATTGAGACTAGAGTGCAGTTGCTTTAATTCCGCGCGGGTATCGTCTCGTAATTGAGCATCCAGGTTAGATAGGGGTTCATCGAGGAGAAAGACTTGCGGTTCGCGAGCGATCGCTCTTCCCAAAGCGACACGCTGCTGCTGTCCTCCAGAAAGTTGCTTGGGTTTGCGATCTAGCAGGCGATCTATGTTGAGCGATCGCGCCACTGTTTCTACTCGTTCTTTGATTTTAATCGGGTTAGTTTGCCGCATTTTCAACCCAAAAGCCAAATTTTCTGCCACACTCATATGCGGATAAAGAGCATAGTTTTGAAATACCATTGCAACATCTCTGTTTCTAGCCGGAATATGATTAACTAAAGCCTCTCCAATATAAATATTTCCCGAAGTAGCTGTTTCTAAACCCGCAATAGTCCTCAAAATTGTTGATTTACCGCAGCCAGACGGTCCAACCAACACCCAAAACTCTCCTTTGGGGACGGTGAAGCTGATATTGTCGATAATGACCGTATTACCAGCCTTGCGAGAGAGATTTTCGAGTCTAACACTTGCCATATGCTGATTTAAGCAACTAGCTTTTATCTTCTCATAATTCCTCTGTTCAATGGCGATCGCCCGTTTCCCTTTACAGAAAATGCATTGGGGGGCGATCTCGTTGAGCTTAGGCTAGCTTTATCTGTCAGGATTTTACGGATATTTTGGGGAATAATATCACAAGGACTTTTACGCACTGAAACGAATTGACATGAAAAACAAGACAAAAATATGCTTGACTTTAGCAGTATTTAGTGTTTCCACAGCCTTTTCTCTTCCTGCCAATGCACAAACCAACCAAACTTTAGGGAAATGTATATCAGAGGTGAGAAAGTCTTCTAACTATGCGATATCTAGCGATAAAGCTGCCGAATCATGCGTTAATACATTAAGATACCAATCACCGGTAGAAAATTTAGGGGAATGTATATCAGGGGTTAGAGAGTCTTCTAACTACGCGATATCTAGTGATAATGCTAGTCAATTATGTCAATCTCTATTAGCACAGCAATTACAACAACAAGGAGGAGGGAATAACAATAATGGTAGCACCATTATTGTTATTCCTAATGGTCAACAGCCAACTCCTCAACCCCAGAGACGTACCCAAAAACAATGTGTAAATAAAATGTTCAATCAAGTTTGGGACGACATTCACTGTCAGTTTAACAATGGGATGTTTGAATGGAGAACAGTTTATTTGGATTAAATAAACTCGGCGATTAAAATCGCAGCTATACGAACAAAATCAGCCTGCGCGGGTTAAAATGCGATCCTAGTCCGCGCCGGCGGACTACCCTATGCCTACGGTAGGCTACGCCAACGGGAACGCTGGACGAACGTTTGACCTAGCGGGTCGAGAAACGTGCTTGTCAAGTCGCCTATGAGAACTTTTTCCAGATCTGCTTAACATCGATTGCATAGGCGCTAATACCAATTCACCTTGGAGATGCGACAAATCTTGGGTAGGGGCGCAATGCATTGCGCCCCTACAAATCTAGATAAAGTCTTATCATGAGGGGTGTCGAGGTAGCAGTTACTAGATTTCCCCAAATTTATGTCAATCGTCGCGGTAGAAAACTTAAGTAAAGTCTACCCAGTAGCCATTAAAGCACCTGGTTTAAAAGGAACGATCGCCCACTTTTTTCGCCGTCAATACCGAAATATCAAAGCTGTCCAAAATGTCTCATTTGAGATTGAAACTGGAGAAATAGTTGGCTTTTTGGGTGCTAACGGTGCGGGAAAAACTACTACATTGAAAATGCTCACGGGATTGATTCACCCTTCTAGCGGTAAGGTGAGAGTGGCTGGATGCGTCCCGTTTCGTCGCCAAGAGCAGTTTCTCAACAAAATTACCCTGATTATGGGGCAAAAGCAGCAACTGATTTGGGATTTGCCCGCGATAGACTCTTTGAAGATGAATGCGGCTGTGTATGGGATTAGCGATCGCGATTTTCAGCAGCGAGTGGGTGAATTAGTCGAAATGCTGTCTTTAAATGAGAAACTAAACCAACCAGTTCGCAAACTCTCTTTGGGAGAGAGGATGAAAGCTGAATTACTCGCAGCCTTATTACATCGTCCCCAAGTTTTATTTCTAGATGAACCTACTCTAGGATTAGATATCAATGCTCAAGTCGGGGTGCGAGAATTTTTACGGGAATATAATCAACGCTATCAAGCCACAATTTTGCTTACCAGTCACTATATGGCAGATATTACCGCTTTGTGCCAACGGGTGCTGCTGATTCACGAAGGGATGCTAATTTATGATGGTAGTTTGGATGGACTTCTCGAAAGTTTTGCTCCCTATCGGGAAGTTAAGGTAGAACTGTCTCATCTCCTCCCCAAAGAAAAACTAGCTGTCTATGGGGAAGTTGAAGCAATTGAAGGTAGAGAAGTGCGGTTTTTGGTGGAAAGAGAGTTTCTTACTCGCTCTGTTGCCCAAATTTTAGCAGATTTGCCAGTCCTTGACTTAACTATCACAGATCCCCCAGTCGAAGAGGTGATTGGTAGAGTATTTAAATCTGGGGTAGTGCGATGAAAAAAGCCATCAAAACTGCAACCACTTTCCTAAGCATCTATTATGCTTACATGACGGAATACAGAGCCGAGTTAATTTTATGGATGCTATCTGGCTCATTACCCCTGATATTAATGGGTGTATGGACACAAGCGGCTCAAACGGGAAAATTTGCCCTGCAACCAGCCGAATTAGTCCGCTACTTTCTGATGGTTTTTCTAGTCAGACAGCTAACGGTAGTTTGGGTGATTTGGGAATTTGAAAAGGAGGTAGTGCAAGGAAAACTATCATTTAGGTTACTGCAACCACTAGATCCAGTTTGGCATCATGTAGCTTCTCATTTATCAGAAAGAATAGCCAGACTCCCATTTGCGATCGCATTGGCAATTTTGTGTATTCTGTTATATCCTGAAGCAGCATGGCAACCAACTTTGGGGCAAATTGTCGGGTTTACTGGGGCTATTTTTTTAGTATTTGGCTTAAGATTCCTGATTCAGTACACTTTTTCGTTGCTAGCTTTCTGGACAGAACGAGCCAGCGCTTTAGAGCAAATTTGGTTTATTTTTTATCTATTTCTTTCAGGATTAATTGCTCCCATTGAATTATTTCCCGAATCCGTCCGTCAATTTGTACTTTGGACACCTTTCCCCTACTTAGTTCACTTTCCGGCGGCGATTTTAATTGGATTACCCATAGATTTAGGACAAAGTTTACTTGTCATGTTGGGTTGGGGTGCGATATTTTTTGTGGCTAATCGTTGGTTGTGGCGACAAGGACTTAAGCAGTATTCTGGTATGGGCGCGTGATTGGAGAGACACGGTGACACGGTGAGTTTTAAAATTTGCTTTCCCTTCTTCCTTCTTCCCTCTTCCCTTCTTCCTTCATGCAGAGATACTTGCGAGTTTTAGGTTTATTTTGGAGTACAGCGATCGCGGCTGAGTTGGAATATCGTGCTAACTTTATTCTGGCTACTTTTAGTAGTGTGGGTAATTTAGTCGGTAGTATTTTTGGGATTTCTCTGTTTTACCGCAATGGTTATACTTTTGCTGGTTGGAAATGGGAAGAAGCTTTGGTGGTTTTGGGCGTGTTTACGGTTTTACAAGGTTTTTCTGCGACTTTCTTAGTTCCTAATCTTAATAAAATAGTCGATCGCATTCAACAAGGAACTTTAGATTTTGTGTTATTGAAGCCTATCAGCAGCCAATTTTGGCTTTCAACTAACACCATCTCGCCTTGGGGGTTGCCAGATTTGTTATTTGGCTTATTTGTGATTGGTTACGCTGGCAATCGCCTCCATTTGACCTGGAATAACTACTTGTTAGGGGTCATTCCTTTAGTTTTAGGCATGGCGATCGTGTACAGCTTATGGTTTATGTTAGGAGCTACTAGCGTTTGGTTTGTGAAAATCTACAACGCGACAGAAGTATTGCGGGGTTTACTAGAAGCTGGTAGATATCCAATGGTGGCTTATCCAGCCGCATACAGGTTTTTCTTTACCTTTATCGTTCCAGTGGCTTTCCTAACAACTATCCCAGCAGAGGCTATTCTGGGTAGGGTAGAAATTAATTGGGTGTTTGGAACTGCAATTTTAGCTGCTTTGCTGTTTTTCGCTTCTAACCGATTTTGGCAGTTTGCTTTGCGTTTTTACACTAGTGCTTCTAGCTAAGTCATGACTTACGCAAGTCCCCCTTAAAAAGGGGGATCTTCGGGGGTTGAAATGGTTGGTTTTTCGTTAGTTGTGCGTAAGTCCTGTAAGTGCGATCGCCAATCAATCTCACTATTAATATAGTAGATTAGATATTTAGGCGATCTAGAACATGAAAAAACCAGCCAAATCAAAAAAAACAGCAAAGTCCCAAAAAACAGACAAATCAACTTCAAGCCTCATTCATGTAGATGGTCAGCGTCCAGTTGACCCCAAAAGCCTAGAAATTGCCGAAACAGTGGAAGATGACGGCGCACGTCCCATCGCCAAAAGAGATTTTGAAATCGAAGAAATAGTAGAAGATGACGGCGAACGTCCCATCGCTAAAAGCAACTTTAAAGATAGTAAGATCCTGACTATAGACGGCGAACGTCCCGTAGACCCCAGCGAGTTAGAAGTTGAAGCAACAGTGGATATAGATGGGGAACGTCCAATTGTTAAAAGTGACTATGAGATTAAAGATACACTCGATATAGATGGTCACCGCCCCATCACTGCCAATAACACTCAAAAACCAGACATGATCAAAGATTATATCGACTAACAAGAGACGATCGCCAAACGTCCAAAATGCTGCATAATGGAAAAGCTTTGGGGTCGATTGGCTTCAGAGCTAGATTAATACAGATAAAGCGATCAGATCGACAGTTAGATTTATTTGAGCTATGCGAAGTTATTATTGCGGCGAACTCCGAAGCCACCATATAGGAGAAACAGTAACGCTTTACGGTTGGGTGGATCGTCGCCGCGACCACGGAGGTGTAATATTTTTAGATGTACGCGATCGCTCTGGTATTATTCAAATTGTGAGCGATCCAGAACGTACTCCCGCTTCATATCCGCAAGCTGATGGCTTAAGGAACGAGTATGTAGTCAAAATCGTAGGTAAAGTTAGCCAACGTCCTCCAGAATCTCTCAATCCTCGGCTTCCTAGTGGGGAAGTAGAAATTTACGCGACTGAAATCGAACTGCTAAATCGGGTTTATAAACAACTACCGTTCCAGGTTTCTACTGCTGAAACTGAGAATGTGAAAGAGGAATTGCGGTTAAAATATCGCTATTTGGACTTAAGACGCGATCGGATGAGTCGGAATATCCAACTGCGTCACCAAGTCATGAAAGCCATCCGACGCTATCTAGAAGACGAACAAGGATTCATTGAAGTTGAAACCCCCATCCTCACCAAATCTACTCCTGAAGGCGCAAGAGATTATTTAGTTCCCAGTCGCGTCAACCCCAGCCAATGGTACGCTTTACCCCAATCACCACAGCTATTCAAACAAATCTTGATGGTATCTGGACTAGATCGATACTATCAGATCGCTCGTTGCTTCCGCGATGAAGACTTACGCGCTGACAGACAACCAGAATTTACTCAGTTAGATATGGAAATGAGTTTCCTCTCTGAAGATGAGATTTTGGATTTAAATGAAGGATTAGTCTGTCATATCTTCAAAAAAATCAAAGAAATAGATTTACCTCGCCCATTCCCCCGCTTAACTTACGCAGAAGCAATGGAGCGCTATGGGAGCGATAAACCAGATACCCGCTTTGGTTTGGAATTAGTTAACGTTTCTGACTTATTTAAAGACTCTGGTTTCAAAGTTTTCTCCCAAGCAGTTGCTTCTGGGGGAACTATCAAAGTTTTACCCATTCCTGGAGGAAATGATGCAATTTCCAATGTTAGGATCAAACCAGGTGGCGATTTATTCACCGAAGCTGCCAATGTCGGCGCTAAAGGTTTAGCCTTCATCCGCGTGCGAGAAGATGGCGAAATTGACTCTATTGGCGCGATTAAAGATAATCTGACTCCAGAACATAAACAGGAACTATTAGCCCGTACAGGCGCTAAAGCAGGACATTTATTGCTATTTGGGGCTGGAGAAACCGGATTAGTCAATAAAACTCTAGATCGCTTGCGTCAAGTCATCGGCGAGCAAATGGGATTAATCGATCCAGATAAGATTAACTTACTCTGGGTGACAGAGTTCCCCATGTTTGAGTGTAATGCAGACGAAAAGCGCCTAGAACCACTGCATCACCCCTTTACTGCCCCCAATCCAGAAGATTTAGCAGATTTAAAGAAGGCGCGATCGCAAGCCTATGACTTAGTTTATAACGGCTATGAAGTCGGCGGCGGCAGTCTGCGGATTTATCAAAGAGAAGTTCAAGAAAAAATCTTTGATACTATTGGTTTATCTCCAGAACAAGCGCGTC
It contains:
- a CDS encoding ABC transporter ATP-binding protein, with amino-acid sequence MASVRLENLSRKAGNTVIIDNISFTVPKGEFWVLVGPSGCGKSTILRTIAGLETATSGNIYIGEALVNHIPARNRDVAMVFQNYALYPHMSVAENLAFGLKMRQTNPIKIKERVETVARSLNIDRLLDRKPKQLSGGQQQRVALGRAIAREPQVFLLDEPLSNLDAQLRDDTRAELKQLHSSLNITTIYVTHDQIEAMTLADQIIVLNRGQIQQIGTPNTIYHHPANRMVATFMGNPPMNILPAIYMGNFMVSGQSLSCPPEFKDKYQPREGQGFDLGIRPEQMRLNDNYTEQNRGDLLLEVQLIEPLGRETLIRGILPDSETILQIISSSNWAGKVGDRLQITLDLAQMFVFDPATGEKLYPQT
- a CDS encoding amylo-alpha-1,6-glucosidase, encoding LDTETSTIPEWPCVLGESPQPTLTLKDDDLFLITDHLGNIAGYCTDDRNASMGLFCNDTRFLSRLELQIDKRSPVLLSSTAEQGFTLSVLCANPKLQEDIRAETIGIRREIVLNGGLFEQVEVSNYNTHGTKFEISISFAADFLDLFEIRGFNREQRGQELRLATPPVATVEVDGEPQPINQLIMAYKGLDGSLMESRIEFAHTQPTRLEGNTAIWELDLASHQTAILGYRLELFNNNHSISPIIRTPTNLVQAKSAQLVEEEHWRHEVSHFRADKSTFNRIISRAEQDIYILRQTFGKGKSISAGVPWFSTLFGRDSLITASQCLVLDSSIARETLRVLAQYQGQKDDDWRDEQPGKILHELRLGEMARCQEIPHTPYYGTVDATPLWLMLYSEYYAWTGDRETLDQLWCNAMAAMDWIDRNFHATGYLTYSCKSTRGLVNQGWKDSGDCIVDRKGNQATGAIALCEVQAYVYAAKVRLSQIARLKKRIDLADRWEEEARDLKMRFNRDFWMPDQDFCAIAIDGDGNQIDSITSNPGQCLSFGMLTDDKAHSVAERLLAPDMYNGWGIRTLSSLSPAYNPMGYHVGSVWPHDNSLIALGLRSLGLVDQALEVFQGLVDMTLEQPYQRPPELFCGYQRNGEKEPVKYPVACSPQAWATGSIFQLLQMILNLVPDAPNNCLRIIDPALPESINRLSLRNLRVGTTILDLEFERSDKTTACRVERKRGNLRVVIEA
- a CDS encoding ABC transporter permease; the encoded protein is MKKAIKTATTFLSIYYAYMTEYRAELILWMLSGSLPLILMGVWTQAAQTGKFALQPAELVRYFLMVFLVRQLTVVWVIWEFEKEVVQGKLSFRLLQPLDPVWHHVASHLSERIARLPFAIALAILCILLYPEAAWQPTLGQIVGFTGAIFLVFGLRFLIQYTFSLLAFWTERASALEQIWFIFYLFLSGLIAPIELFPESVRQFVLWTPFPYLVHFPAAILIGLPIDLGQSLLVMLGWGAIFFVANRWLWRQGLKQYSGMGA
- a CDS encoding ABC transporter permease, with product MQRYLRVLGLFWSTAIAAELEYRANFILATFSSVGNLVGSIFGISLFYRNGYTFAGWKWEEALVVLGVFTVLQGFSATFLVPNLNKIVDRIQQGTLDFVLLKPISSQFWLSTNTISPWGLPDLLFGLFVIGYAGNRLHLTWNNYLLGVIPLVLGMAIVYSLWFMLGATSVWFVKIYNATEVLRGLLEAGRYPMVAYPAAYRFFFTFIVPVAFLTTIPAEAILGRVEINWVFGTAILAALLFFASNRFWQFALRFYTSASS
- a CDS encoding LysR family transcriptional regulator gives rise to the protein MRIEQLQAFVAVAETGSFQKAARQCGVSQSTISRQIQSLEADIGTELFHRTASAKLTQAGDRLLPHAKKIFQEWSSAKSQIAELLTGKQPELCVAAIHSVCAHHLPPILQKFCKQYPEVQLRVTALGSDRALKVLRDGMVDVAIVMHNRWLANSPEMVVEVLYNESIEVLMAANHPLTQYAEVPWTELVNYPQVVFKDGYGMQRLVQERFARQGKTLQAVIELNTLDAFRGVVRQGETIALLPHSALEDARKDPTLAIRPILTNPATTNSTGLDLGLTRQVVLVTTRDRLLIPPIRHFYELVRELHISSVDLETEELEKV
- the aspS gene encoding aspartate--tRNA ligase, with protein sequence MRSYYCGELRSHHIGETVTLYGWVDRRRDHGGVIFLDVRDRSGIIQIVSDPERTPASYPQADGLRNEYVVKIVGKVSQRPPESLNPRLPSGEVEIYATEIELLNRVYKQLPFQVSTAETENVKEELRLKYRYLDLRRDRMSRNIQLRHQVMKAIRRYLEDEQGFIEVETPILTKSTPEGARDYLVPSRVNPSQWYALPQSPQLFKQILMVSGLDRYYQIARCFRDEDLRADRQPEFTQLDMEMSFLSEDEILDLNEGLVCHIFKKIKEIDLPRPFPRLTYAEAMERYGSDKPDTRFGLELVNVSDLFKDSGFKVFSQAVASGGTIKVLPIPGGNDAISNVRIKPGGDLFTEAANVGAKGLAFIRVREDGEIDSIGAIKDNLTPEHKQELLARTGAKAGHLLLFGAGETGLVNKTLDRLRQVIGEQMGLIDPDKINLLWVTEFPMFECNADEKRLEPLHHPFTAPNPEDLADLKKARSQAYDLVYNGYEVGGGSLRIYQREVQEKIFDTIGLSPEQARQKFGFFLEAFEYGAPPHGGIAYGIDRLVMLLAGEESIRDVMAFPKTQQASCLLTEAPSGVDEKQLKELHINSTYKPKKE
- a CDS encoding ABC transporter ATP-binding protein translates to MSIVAVENLSKVYPVAIKAPGLKGTIAHFFRRQYRNIKAVQNVSFEIETGEIVGFLGANGAGKTTTLKMLTGLIHPSSGKVRVAGCVPFRRQEQFLNKITLIMGQKQQLIWDLPAIDSLKMNAAVYGISDRDFQQRVGELVEMLSLNEKLNQPVRKLSLGERMKAELLAALLHRPQVLFLDEPTLGLDINAQVGVREFLREYNQRYQATILLTSHYMADITALCQRVLLIHEGMLIYDGSLDGLLESFAPYREVKVELSHLLPKEKLAVYGEVEAIEGREVRFLVEREFLTRSVAQILADLPVLDLTITDPPVEEVIGRVFKSGVVR
- a CDS encoding DUF952 domain-containing protein, which translates into the protein MIYRITNNYDWDLAQKNGYFVSADLNLEGFIHCSSIDQVVEVANRLYKGQTNLLLLEIEETRLSATLKWEDTHGSGELFPHVYGTIALDAIARCLNFQPNVAGL